In Lentibacillus sp. JNUCC-1, the genomic window GTTAATGGTTTCTTTGGACAATTCATAATCGCCTTCTGAATCATCATCAGCACCAGGATAGTTATCAATGTCTTCATTTCCGGAACCGGCGACGCCACCCGCAGGAGGATTGCCGGAGTATGATTCCTGGATCCGCTCTATGCTAACTGGAAGTCCTTCCATATTCTCAACATCAACCGGCTGAATAAGTTCTTCTGTGCGGTTTTCTTGGGTGAAATCTATATCAGCTGTAACAGAGACGATTACATTGTCGCTCCCGACCATTGCGCCAAGCATTTGTTGTACTCTGCGCTGCACGTCACGTTCAATGTCTTGCTTAACAGTTTGTTGATATGTATAGGTCGTTTGCTGCTGATAATTGCTATTATCCGTTTGATCATAATACTCGGAATACTGATTCATAATTACAATATTTTCTGTCGGCAGATTCGGTACAGCTTTAGATACCAAATGATATAGTGAGTTCACTTGGCCGCCCTGGAACTTATAGCCTGGTTTTGTATTAATGACAATTGAGGCTGTTGCTTCTTCTTTCGCATCACTGATAAATACCGGTTCTTTCGGCATGTTAATCATAACGTCAGCATCATTTATGCCTTCTATTCTGCTGATAAGAGTCGATAATTCAGTTTGCATTGCGTCAAGCTTCATGATGTTGAATTCGTTGTCTGTCGTCCCCCATGATTTGTTTTCACTAAAAAATGAGTAATCAATATTGCCGCTCTTTGGTATACCCAACGCCGCTAAATCAACCAATAAAGCATCCGCTTGTTCCCGAGGTACCTCAATGGTCGATCCACCGGAAGTCAATTCATAAGAAACGCCCCTTGAATCCAGTTCCTCCTTTATTTGTCCAACTTCCTGAAGCGACAAATCTTTGTACAGGGGAACGTAGCTGGTATTGGTTGATAATATAACAACAGCTGCGAGCAGAATAATAATTAATCCCATTGACCCGCCAAAAACCACTTTTTGTGTTTTAGAGCGTTCTGTCCAATAGGACTGGGTTCTTTTGATATAATTTTTTAATCTATTGTTCATATTTCCCCCGCCAAATGTTTACTTCTTTTTGTCAAAACGTTTTTTGAGCCGTCATTCTTAAATCTGCATACGCATAATTTCGTTGTATGCATCAATTGCTTTTTGCTGGATTTGCACAGAGGTTTCCAACATGATACCCGCTTTTTGAGCAGTAATCATGACGTCATGCAGGTCATCTGTTTTTCCAGCAGCAAGCGCCTGGGTCTTTTGATCTGAATGATTTTGCGCTTGATTAACAGTTTCAATCGCACCTTTTAACAGCTCACTGAAATGATGCGATTTCTCCTCTGGTTTAACCGGTGATGTTGGTTGCAGTGAGTTGTTATGTAATGCGAGATTATTGAGTTCGGATACGCCTTTCATTATTTGTCACCTCGTTATTTACCAATTTCAAGTGCTTTCATAAGCATATTCTTGCTGGCGTTAAGCGATGTTATATTGGCCTCATAGCTCCTAGTAGCACTCATCATGTCGACCATTTCTTTCAGGGGATCAACATTGGGCATTTGTACATACCCGTTGTCATCAGCATCAGGATGCTGGGGGTTGTATACCATTTTAAAGGGGCTTTCATCTTCCACAATGCCTGTGACCTTTACGCCGCCAGAAGAGGCAGTGTTGTTTTGTGCTTGGTTTAAAAAGGATTGGAAGCCCCCACCTTTTGGTGCGACGGTTACCATTTTACGACGGTATGGGACAACTTCCCCGTTTTCATTCACAGTTGCCCTGGTTGTATCTGAGTTTGCTATGTTTGAAGATACAACATCCATTCTGAGACGCTGTGCCGTCAGGGCGCTAGCACTCGAATTTAGAGCGTTAAACATG contains:
- the fliE gene encoding flagellar hook-basal body complex protein FliE — its product is MKGVSELNNLALHNNSLQPTSPVKPEEKSHHFSELLKGAIETVNQAQNHSDQKTQALAAGKTDDLHDVMITAQKAGIMLETSVQIQQKAIDAYNEIMRMQI
- the fliF gene encoding flagellar basal-body MS-ring/collar protein FliF, producing the protein MNNRLKNYIKRTQSYWTERSKTQKVVFGGSMGLIIILLAAVVILSTNTSYVPLYKDLSLQEVGQIKEELDSRGVSYELTSGGSTIEVPREQADALLVDLAALGIPKSGNIDYSFFSENKSWGTTDNEFNIMKLDAMQTELSTLISRIEGINDADVMINMPKEPVFISDAKEEATASIVINTKPGYKFQGGQVNSLYHLVSKAVPNLPTENIVIMNQYSEYYDQTDNSNYQQQTTYTYQQTVKQDIERDVQRRVQQMLGAMVGSDNVIVSVTADIDFTQENRTEELIQPVDVENMEGLPVSIERIQESYSGNPPAGGVAGSGNEDIDNYPGADDDSEGDYELSKETINNEYNRIRKNIVESPYKIRDLGVQVAVDNVKSRSDNDVQYLTAQDEEAVRAGISSILDSMINTSIDKDYGEINPDEKTSIVFQEFSDDLKMPETPAPVIPLWLYITAGALLLVIILLLILLVRTKRKGKVEEVTETTMPAPEQPEIPDLETQEESEETIRRKQLEKMAKDRPEEFAKLLRSWISEE
- the flgC gene encoding flagellar basal body rod protein FlgC is translated as MSMFNALNSSASALTAQRLRMDVVSSNIANSDTTRATVNENGEVVPYRRKMVTVAPKGGGFQSFLNQAQNNTASSGGVKVTGIVEDESPFKMVYNPQHPDADDNGYVQMPNVDPLKEMVDMMSATRSYEANITSLNASKNMLMKALEIGK